A region from the Candidatus Palauibacter australiensis genome encodes:
- a CDS encoding cytochrome c translates to MSRANAVSRLVVVAAVVPALAACGADDSAGGVEAGNAVPGAATVVTTDPGDGMTGRAGAAEPVYGFGTPATASQIAAWDIDIGPDGAGLPPGQGTVAEGLEVWERHRCVLCHGPTGREGPNDLLTGRIPGDEFPFANDRSLRSTVGNYWPYATTLFDYTRRAMPFDLPGTMTDEEVYAVVGAMLYFNDLLPADAVVDSATVVDTRMPARDRFVRDNRTGGPTIR, encoded by the coding sequence ATGAGCCGCGCCAATGCGGTCTCGCGGCTGGTGGTGGTGGCGGCCGTCGTGCCGGCGCTGGCGGCCTGCGGTGCGGACGACTCCGCGGGCGGCGTGGAGGCCGGCAACGCCGTACCCGGCGCGGCTACGGTCGTGACGACCGATCCGGGCGACGGGATGACCGGGCGGGCGGGCGCGGCCGAGCCCGTGTACGGCTTCGGGACGCCCGCGACGGCGTCGCAGATCGCGGCGTGGGACATCGACATCGGCCCCGACGGCGCCGGGCTGCCGCCCGGACAGGGCACCGTCGCGGAGGGACTGGAGGTGTGGGAGCGCCACCGCTGTGTTCTCTGCCACGGACCCACGGGGCGCGAAGGGCCGAACGACCTCCTCACGGGCCGCATCCCCGGAGATGAGTTCCCGTTCGCGAACGACCGCAGCCTGCGCTCCACCGTTGGCAACTACTGGCCCTACGCGACGACGCTGTTCGACTACACCCGTCGCGCCATGCCCTTCGACCTGCCGGGAACGATGACCGACGAGGAGGTCTACGCCGTGGTCGGGGCCATGCTCTACTTCAACGACCTCCTGCCGGCGGATGCCGTCGTCGACTCCGCCACGGTCGTCGACACGCGCATGCCCGCCCGCGACCGCTTCGTCCGCGACAACCGAACCGGCGGCCCCACCATCCGCTGA
- the pckA gene encoding phosphoenolpyruvate carboxykinase (ATP), giving the protein MTTTTAEIGTMDLSAHGITVTRIKRNPPVGDVYADALSGREPGAVRAANGALVAFSGAKTGRSPNDKHVVSDPETERDVWWGPVNFPIERESFRRNRERARAFLNAQDLLYVIDGFAGWDPAYRLNVRIICNRPYHALFMHNMLIRPTPAELAEFGEPDFVVYNAGQEAADPSVEGVTSPTSVDLSFADNEACILGTEYAGEMKKGVFTIMNYLMPKRDVLSMHCSATTDPETGASSLLFGLSGTGKTTLSADPNRRLIGDDEHCWTDAGIFNIEGGCYAKTIDLSEEKEPDIYRALRYGAVLENVVLRDDRSVDWSDSSITQNTRGSYPIEFIDNAQVPCVAGHPTDVIFLTADAFGVLPPVSRLTPEQAMYHFISGYTAKVAGTEVGVTDPVATFSPCFGGPFLVWHPAKYARLLADRMQEHGVKVWLVNTGWSGGPFGVGARIDLPHTRRMVDAIHAGELDGAPTEPDPVFGVHVVTDVPGVPGEILRPRATWPDPEAYDEKAAHLARLFRDNFREYKDDCPPEVCAAGPVA; this is encoded by the coding sequence ATGACGACTACAACGGCCGAAATCGGCACCATGGACCTCAGCGCGCACGGGATCACCGTCACCCGCATAAAACGTAATCCCCCCGTGGGGGACGTCTACGCCGACGCCCTGAGCGGGCGCGAACCCGGCGCGGTGCGGGCGGCGAACGGAGCCCTCGTGGCTTTCTCGGGCGCCAAGACCGGCCGCTCGCCGAACGACAAGCATGTGGTATCCGATCCGGAGACCGAGCGGGACGTCTGGTGGGGTCCGGTCAACTTCCCCATCGAGCGCGAGAGCTTCCGCCGGAATCGCGAACGCGCGCGGGCATTCCTGAACGCGCAGGATCTCCTCTACGTCATCGACGGTTTCGCGGGCTGGGACCCGGCCTACCGCCTCAACGTCCGGATTATCTGCAACCGCCCGTACCACGCCCTCTTCATGCACAACATGCTCATCCGCCCCACGCCCGCGGAGCTGGCGGAGTTCGGCGAGCCCGACTTCGTCGTCTACAACGCGGGCCAGGAGGCGGCGGACCCGTCGGTCGAGGGCGTCACCTCCCCGACGAGCGTCGATCTCTCCTTCGCCGACAACGAGGCCTGCATCCTCGGGACCGAGTACGCGGGGGAGATGAAGAAGGGCGTGTTCACGATCATGAACTACCTCATGCCGAAGCGGGACGTGCTCTCGATGCACTGCTCGGCGACCACCGACCCGGAGACCGGGGCGTCGTCGCTCCTCTTCGGTCTCTCGGGTACGGGGAAGACGACGCTCTCGGCCGACCCGAACCGGCGGCTCATCGGCGACGACGAGCACTGCTGGACCGACGCGGGGATCTTCAACATCGAGGGCGGCTGCTACGCGAAGACGATCGACCTCTCGGAGGAGAAGGAACCGGACATCTACCGGGCGCTGCGCTACGGCGCGGTGCTGGAGAACGTCGTGCTGCGGGACGACCGGAGCGTGGACTGGTCGGATTCGTCAATCACGCAGAACACGCGCGGCAGCTACCCGATCGAGTTCATCGACAACGCGCAGGTGCCGTGCGTGGCGGGTCACCCGACGGACGTGATCTTCCTGACGGCGGACGCGTTCGGCGTGCTGCCGCCGGTGAGCCGGTTGACGCCCGAGCAGGCCATGTACCACTTCATCAGCGGGTACACGGCGAAGGTCGCGGGGACGGAGGTCGGCGTCACCGACCCGGTGGCGACGTTCTCGCCCTGTTTCGGGGGACCGTTCCTCGTGTGGCACCCGGCGAAGTACGCGCGCCTGCTCGCCGACCGCATGCAGGAGCACGGCGTGAAGGTCTGGCTCGTGAACACGGGCTGGAGCGGCGGGCCGTTCGGCGTCGGTGCGCGCATCGACCTTCCGCACACGCGCCGGATGGTCGACGCGATCCACGCGGGCGAACTCGACGGGGCGCCGACGGAGCCGGACCCGGTGTTCGGCGTCCACGTCGTGACGGACGTGCCGGGCGTGCCCGGCGAGATTCTGCGGCCGCGCGCGACGTGGCCCGATCCCGAGGCGTACGACGAAAAGGCCGCGCACCTGGCTCGGCTCTTCAGGGATAATTTCAGGGAATACAAGGACGACTGTCCGCCGGAGGTGTGTGCGGCGGGCCCCGTGGCCTAG
- a CDS encoding helix-turn-helix domain-containing protein, with product MVEEREGVGSSFEDYLREQGTLEETTAAAVKRVIAWQLKEAMATERLSKNAMARKMNTSRSQLDRILDPDNDRIQLATLIGAAEALGRRLRIELV from the coding sequence ATGGTTGAGGAAAGAGAAGGCGTCGGTTCTTCCTTTGAGGACTATCTGCGCGAGCAAGGGACGCTGGAGGAGACGACGGCGGCGGCCGTGAAGCGCGTCATCGCGTGGCAGTTGAAGGAGGCCATGGCTACGGAGCGCCTGAGCAAGAATGCGATGGCGAGGAAGATGAACACCAGCCGCAGCCAGTTGGACCGGATACTGGATCCCGACAATGATCGGATACAGCTCGCTACGCTGATAGGGGCCGCCGAGGCGCTGGGGCGGCGCCTCCGAATCGAACTCGTGTAG
- a CDS encoding polyphosphate kinase 2 family protein has translation MIDFSPPESPHRVSYDGDFDISRAVTAPPSDAPSEREMRKELKRTVRRISRLQRRLHAHRHYAVLLVFQAMDAAGKDSTLRAVMTGVNPAGFRINAFEAPSNEEARHDFLWRTTRRLPEKGRIGIFNRSYYEEVLIVRVHPEFLDRQKLPRKLPIMERCEERYESIRDHEAHLARNGTVILKFWLNISKEEQARRFLRRIDRPDKNWKFNRADIEERQHWDEYMAAYEDAINATARPWAPWYAIPADSKPWMRLLVARLVRDQLATLDLTDPALPEDERAELQGYRADLTAEL, from the coding sequence GTGATCGACTTCTCGCCGCCCGAGAGTCCGCACCGGGTCAGCTACGATGGCGACTTCGACATCTCCCGGGCGGTGACGGCGCCACCGTCCGACGCGCCCTCCGAGCGCGAGATGAGAAAGGAACTGAAGCGCACGGTACGCAGGATCTCGCGGCTCCAGCGGCGTCTCCACGCGCACCGCCACTACGCCGTGCTGCTCGTTTTCCAGGCGATGGACGCGGCCGGCAAGGACTCGACGCTGCGGGCGGTCATGACGGGCGTGAATCCGGCCGGCTTCCGGATCAACGCGTTCGAGGCGCCGTCCAACGAGGAGGCGAGGCACGACTTCCTTTGGCGCACGACGCGTCGGCTTCCCGAGAAGGGCCGGATCGGGATCTTCAACCGCAGTTACTACGAGGAAGTGCTCATCGTGCGGGTTCATCCTGAGTTCCTCGACCGGCAGAAACTCCCGCGGAAATTGCCGATTATGGAGCGGTGTGAGGAACGGTACGAGTCGATTCGCGACCACGAGGCGCACTTGGCGCGGAACGGGACCGTGATCCTGAAGTTCTGGCTCAACATCTCGAAAGAAGAGCAGGCCCGCCGCTTCCTGCGCCGCATCGACCGTCCCGACAAGAACTGGAAGTTCAATCGCGCCGACATCGAGGAACGGCAACACTGGGACGAGTACATGGCCGCGTACGAGGATGCGATCAACGCGACGGCCCGCCCGTGGGCGCCGTGGTACGCGATCCCCGCCGATTCGAAGCCCTGGATGCGGCTCCTCGTCGCCCGCTTGGTGCGCGACCAGCTTGCCACCCTCGACCTCACAGATCCCGCACTACCCGAAGACGAGCGCGCCGAACTCCAGGGCTACCGCGCCGATCTCACCGCCGAACTCTGA
- a CDS encoding polysaccharide deacetylase codes for MTGRNRSSISRGLAVVLCGAAAAAATPATARAAQEADDPPWRWSEERVFEAVNRVRAGRDLNPDSWPDGGRVAVLLSFDVDNETVWLRNGDTNVGGLSQGEYGSRVALGRIIDLLDEYGIAASFFGPALSFSLAPHQVDMIQASGRHEIGVHGWIHERNATLPRDEEERLLRMAIERLTELMGERPVGYRAPSWNFSDSTLDLLLEMGFLYDSSLMADDRPYEINQNGEPTGLVELPVDWILDDAPLFNPLGDRYSNPREVLEVYKDEFDVAWEEGTMFLLTMHPHYIGHRSRIVILRELIEHIRSKPGVWFGTHREAVEWVRAQASMNDGG; via the coding sequence ATGACCGGCCGGAACCGATCTTCGATTTCTCGCGGACTCGCCGTCGTCCTCTGCGGCGCGGCGGCCGCCGCCGCGACTCCGGCGACGGCCCGCGCGGCTCAGGAGGCGGACGATCCGCCGTGGCGCTGGTCCGAAGAGCGCGTGTTCGAAGCCGTCAACCGGGTGCGCGCCGGGCGCGACCTGAACCCGGACTCGTGGCCGGACGGCGGCCGAGTCGCCGTGCTGCTCTCCTTCGACGTGGACAACGAGACGGTCTGGCTGCGGAACGGCGACACCAACGTGGGAGGCCTCTCGCAGGGAGAATACGGCTCGCGCGTTGCCCTCGGCCGCATCATCGACCTGCTCGACGAGTACGGGATCGCCGCCTCGTTCTTCGGGCCCGCCCTCAGCTTCAGTCTGGCGCCGCACCAGGTCGACATGATCCAGGCGTCGGGCCGCCACGAGATCGGCGTCCACGGCTGGATCCACGAGCGAAACGCCACGCTCCCGCGCGATGAGGAGGAGCGCCTGCTGCGCATGGCCATCGAGCGGCTGACGGAACTCATGGGCGAACGCCCGGTCGGCTACCGCGCGCCGTCGTGGAACTTCAGCGACTCGACACTCGACCTCCTGCTCGAGATGGGTTTCCTGTACGACTCCTCGCTCATGGCGGACGACCGGCCCTACGAGATCAACCAGAACGGCGAGCCCACGGGACTCGTCGAACTCCCGGTGGACTGGATCCTGGACGACGCCCCGCTCTTCAACCCCCTCGGCGACCGCTACTCCAACCCGCGCGAGGTGCTGGAGGTGTACAAGGACGAGTTCGACGTGGCCTGGGAGGAGGGGACGATGTTCCTCCTCACCATGCACCCGCACTACATCGGGCACCGCTCACGGATCGTGATCCTGCGCGAACTCATCGAGCACATCCGCTCGAAGCCCGGCGTCTGGTTCGGCACCCACCGCGAAGCCGTCGAGTGGGTCCGAGCCCAGGCATCGATGAATGATGGCGGCTGA
- the soxC gene encoding sulfite dehydrogenase: protein MNDRDESSGLTRRALIAGAAVAAGGAITAGATRGLVQEAPDPTKVPGARPVTVGSRSPHETPEKLLSGSMGGSSRTPLQDLHGIMTPADLHFERHHHGIPYIDPATYRLLIHGMVDRPTLFTLDDLKRFPQVSKLLFIECSGNGGGAYAPSPSPQHTPQSVDGLLSTSEWTGVALSTLFEEVGAHADATWFLAEGSDAAVMGRSIPIEKAWDDAMIAYAQNGEAIRPEQGYPARVFLPGWEGNASVKWIRRIELSDRPAMFRDETSKYTDPLPDGTSRQFSFVMDAKSIITYPTYPRRLPGPGFVEISGYAWTGRGLIERVEVSTDGGDSWHDAVLQEPVLPKCTTRFRHAWEWDGGAAHLLSRATDETGYRQPVRQQVLDARGPGTRYHSNAIRGWRVASDGSIEFAPV, encoded by the coding sequence GTGAACGATCGAGACGAAAGCTCCGGACTCACGCGGCGAGCCCTGATCGCTGGAGCCGCGGTGGCCGCTGGCGGCGCCATCACAGCCGGCGCAACGCGCGGACTGGTCCAGGAGGCGCCGGATCCGACGAAGGTGCCGGGCGCCCGTCCCGTCACGGTCGGGTCCCGTTCCCCGCACGAGACGCCGGAGAAGCTGCTGTCCGGTTCGATGGGCGGCTCCTCGCGGACTCCGCTCCAGGACCTGCACGGGATCATGACCCCGGCGGATCTTCACTTCGAGCGACACCACCACGGGATCCCCTACATCGATCCCGCGACCTACCGCCTCCTCATCCACGGCATGGTGGACCGGCCCACGCTGTTCACGCTCGATGACCTGAAGCGCTTTCCGCAGGTCTCGAAGCTGCTCTTCATCGAGTGTTCGGGGAACGGCGGAGGCGCCTACGCCCCGTCGCCCAGCCCGCAGCACACGCCGCAATCGGTCGACGGTCTGCTCAGCACGAGCGAATGGACCGGCGTCGCGCTTTCCACGCTGTTCGAAGAGGTGGGCGCGCACGCGGACGCGACGTGGTTCCTCGCGGAAGGGTCGGACGCGGCGGTCATGGGCCGCAGCATCCCGATCGAGAAGGCGTGGGACGACGCGATGATCGCCTACGCCCAGAACGGCGAGGCGATCCGGCCCGAGCAGGGCTACCCCGCGCGAGTGTTCCTGCCCGGGTGGGAGGGCAACGCGAGCGTGAAGTGGATCCGGCGCATCGAACTCTCCGACCGCCCCGCGATGTTCCGCGATGAGACGTCCAAGTACACGGATCCGCTCCCGGACGGGACGTCACGGCAGTTCTCCTTCGTGATGGATGCGAAGTCGATCATCACCTACCCGACCTACCCGCGGCGGCTGCCGGGGCCCGGCTTTGTCGAGATCTCGGGCTACGCGTGGACCGGCCGCGGTCTGATCGAGCGCGTGGAGGTGAGTACGGACGGCGGCGATTCCTGGCACGACGCGGTGCTGCAGGAGCCCGTGCTGCCCAAGTGCACGACGCGGTTCCGCCACGCCTGGGAGTGGGACGGCGGCGCGGCGCACCTGCTGAGCCGCGCGACGGACGAGACGGGGTACAGGCAGCCGGTCCGCCAGCAGGTTCTCGACGCGCGCGGGCCCGGCACACGCTACCACTCCAATGCGATCCGCGGGTGGCGCGTGGCGAGCGACGGCTCGATCGAGTTCGCGCCGGTATGA
- a CDS encoding MBL fold metallo-hydrolase, whose amino-acid sequence MAGRQHRLEHPYAGAVRRRSALPPTLLAGIWLCVGCAPDSGAGTGGDDGSGAEGGAATTEAVHFAFTEVVPGVYHARGASDLVVGSNAGVVVNEADVLLVDSHISPAAASALIEDLRSITDNPVRYAANTHWHFDHAHGNQVYPPEVEIISHEATRAAIAAGRSNSGRSYELFVGSIPGRIGQMEATLDTMTDAAARAELEATLERQRTYYAQLQEVVPTPPNTTLSERLTLYKGGREIQFHFFGRAHTEGDVIVYLPDDRVIITGDMLTAGLPYMGDGYVNEWVETLDRLKALDFDWIIPGHGEPYRERERIDHLQAYMRDLWDQSVALHGQGVSAEDAAVRIDLTAHADNFGGIASPGANPVAVLRIFELLDGTAN is encoded by the coding sequence ATGGCCGGCAGACAACATCGACTTGAGCACCCGTACGCCGGAGCGGTCCGCCGCCGGAGCGCGCTTCCACCCACCCTCCTCGCGGGAATCTGGCTTTGTGTCGGTTGCGCGCCGGATAGCGGCGCAGGAACGGGCGGCGATGACGGCAGCGGCGCGGAGGGCGGGGCAGCGACGACGGAGGCCGTCCACTTCGCGTTCACGGAGGTCGTGCCGGGGGTCTATCACGCGCGCGGCGCCAGCGACCTCGTCGTGGGATCGAACGCCGGCGTGGTCGTGAACGAGGCGGACGTGCTCCTCGTCGATTCCCACATTTCCCCCGCGGCGGCGAGCGCCCTCATCGAGGACCTGCGCTCGATCACCGACAACCCTGTGCGCTACGCCGCGAACACGCACTGGCACTTCGACCACGCGCACGGCAACCAGGTGTATCCGCCGGAGGTCGAGATCATCAGCCACGAGGCGACCCGCGCGGCGATCGCGGCCGGACGCTCGAATTCGGGCCGCTCCTACGAACTCTTCGTGGGATCGATCCCGGGGCGGATCGGGCAGATGGAGGCAACGCTCGACACGATGACGGACGCGGCGGCGCGCGCGGAGCTGGAGGCCACGCTCGAACGTCAGCGGACCTACTACGCCCAGTTGCAGGAGGTCGTCCCGACGCCCCCCAACACGACGCTCTCGGAGCGGCTCACGCTCTATAAGGGCGGACGCGAGATCCAGTTCCACTTCTTCGGGCGCGCCCACACGGAGGGCGACGTCATCGTTTACCTCCCGGATGACCGCGTGATCATCACCGGAGACATGCTCACCGCCGGTCTCCCCTATATGGGCGATGGGTACGTGAACGAGTGGGTCGAGACGCTCGACCGCCTGAAGGCGCTCGACTTCGACTGGATCATCCCCGGCCACGGCGAGCCGTACCGGGAGCGAGAGCGAATCGACCACCTGCAGGCCTACATGCGGGACCTGTGGGACCAGTCCGTCGCGCTCCACGGTCAGGGAGTGAGCGCCGAGGACGCGGCGGTGCGCATCGACCTTACGGCACACGCCGACAACTTCGGCGGCATCGCGAGTCCGGGCGCGAACCCGGTCGCGGTGCTGCGGATCTTCGAGTTGCTCGACGGCACCGCGAACTGA
- a CDS encoding NAD-dependent epimerase/dehydratase family protein has protein sequence MKTEPEREFMMSTDSNRRDFLKVTAAAGAALGLGVPGAARALSPRPSANRAPAGQARTLLILGGTGFIGPYQVRSALAQGLEVTIFNRGSRPGMFEGVEELVGDRNGDFESLRGRTWDVVIDNSTARPDWVTSIGEFLRDSVGYFYYVSSRSAYASHSTVPMTSAVPSYTYETAGVDRATADITRLPYGLAKAESEREAMRIFPDRYGIFRPGLIIGPDDPTDRFTYWPVRIHRGGEVLSPGDGTDPVQIIDVRDLGDFMALSSDRGHTGIFNLVGPATPRPMSELLYGIRAVTTAETTFTWVPREFLAERGVRPYAEMPVWRPPTPGSEGFARFDLSNEVAHGMTFRSLADTTQATLDFHFSRTPERQGEMRPGLPAEREAEILREWHASR, from the coding sequence ATGAAGACGGAACCAGAAAGGGAGTTCATGATGTCCACAGATTCGAATCGTCGCGATTTTCTGAAGGTCACGGCTGCGGCGGGCGCCGCCCTCGGGCTCGGCGTCCCCGGCGCGGCCCGCGCCCTCTCGCCCCGACCGTCCGCGAACCGGGCGCCCGCGGGGCAGGCCCGGACGCTGCTGATCCTGGGCGGGACCGGCTTCATCGGCCCCTACCAGGTTCGATCGGCGCTCGCGCAGGGGCTGGAGGTGACGATCTTCAACCGCGGCAGCCGCCCCGGCATGTTCGAGGGCGTCGAGGAACTCGTCGGGGACCGGAACGGGGACTTCGAGTCGCTGCGCGGCCGGACTTGGGACGTCGTGATTGACAACTCCACGGCTCGTCCCGACTGGGTGACGAGCATCGGGGAGTTCCTCCGCGACTCGGTCGGGTACTTCTACTACGTCTCCTCGCGCTCGGCGTACGCGAGCCACTCCACCGTGCCGATGACGTCCGCCGTGCCCTCCTACACGTACGAGACGGCCGGCGTGGACCGTGCGACCGCCGACATCACGCGGCTCCCCTACGGCCTCGCGAAGGCGGAGTCCGAGCGCGAGGCGATGCGGATCTTCCCCGACCGCTACGGGATCTTCAGGCCCGGCCTCATCATCGGACCCGACGATCCCACCGACCGCTTCACGTACTGGCCCGTGCGGATCCACCGGGGCGGCGAGGTGTTGTCTCCCGGCGACGGCACGGACCCGGTGCAAATCATCGACGTGCGCGATCTCGGCGACTTCATGGCGCTGTCCTCAGACCGCGGACACACGGGCATCTTCAACCTCGTGGGACCCGCCACGCCGCGGCCGATGTCCGAACTCCTGTACGGCATCCGGGCCGTGACGACGGCCGAGACGACGTTCACGTGGGTGCCCCGCGAGTTCCTCGCCGAGCGCGGCGTGCGACCCTACGCCGAGATGCCGGTGTGGCGGCCGCCGACGCCGGGGTCGGAAGGGTTCGCGCGCTTCGACCTCTCCAACGAAGTCGCGCACGGGATGACGTTCCGCTCGCTGGCGGATACGACGCAGGCGACGCTGGACTTCCACTTCTCCCGCACACCGGAGCGGCAGGGGGAGATGCGGCCGGGACTCCCCGCGGAGCGGGAGGCGGAGATCCTGCGGGAGTGGCACGCGTCGCGCTGA
- a CDS encoding oxalate:formate antiporter → MVRTYNHMPTRHRAFLERAVEAVPGIHGIVGLAAGGSFIVGEIDEFSDLDLVLAVEPGAWPEILDRQQAVAAELDPSFLAGFTGEHVGEPRLLVCLYGPPPLHVDLKFVSLDDAHERIEDPVILWEVDGCLSAAFARAAPRYPAADPDWIEDRFWIWAHYLADKIERGEIFEALDGLTLLRTAVLGPLAFLGAGVEATGVRRIEDRLPAFATDLERTVGGVDAAACVAALEAAIELYTGLRAAGGEGSEGETSPIEREVRAYVAGLPARLGLGGSRT, encoded by the coding sequence GTGGTTCGCACCTACAACCACATGCCGACCCGCCATCGCGCCTTTCTCGAGCGCGCGGTTGAGGCTGTACCCGGGATCCACGGCATCGTCGGCCTCGCGGCGGGCGGCTCGTTCATCGTGGGCGAGATCGACGAGTTTTCGGATCTCGACCTCGTGCTGGCGGTGGAACCGGGGGCCTGGCCGGAGATCCTCGACCGGCAGCAGGCGGTCGCCGCCGAACTCGATCCCTCGTTTCTGGCCGGCTTCACGGGGGAGCACGTGGGAGAGCCGCGCCTGCTCGTGTGCCTCTACGGTCCTCCCCCCCTGCACGTGGACCTGAAGTTCGTGTCGCTCGACGACGCGCACGAACGGATCGAGGATCCGGTCATCCTGTGGGAGGTCGATGGCTGCCTGAGCGCGGCGTTCGCGCGGGCCGCCCCCCGGTACCCGGCCGCGGATCCGGACTGGATCGAGGATCGCTTCTGGATCTGGGCGCACTACCTCGCGGACAAGATCGAGCGCGGGGAGATCTTCGAGGCGCTGGACGGACTGACGTTGCTTCGGACCGCCGTGCTGGGACCGCTGGCGTTCCTCGGAGCCGGCGTCGAGGCGACCGGCGTGCGCCGGATCGAGGACCGGCTCCCCGCCTTCGCGACCGACCTCGAACGGACGGTTGGAGGCGTCGACGCCGCGGCGTGCGTGGCCGCACTCGAAGCGGCGATCGAACTCTACACCGGGTTGCGGGCGGCCGGCGGCGAGGGAAGCGAAGGCGAAACGAGCCCTATCGAACGCGAAGTCCGGGCGTACGTCGCGGGGCTTCCCGCCCGGCTTGGCCTCGGCGGGTCCCGCACCTGA